From Bdellovibrio bacteriovorus, a single genomic window includes:
- a CDS encoding Fpg/Nei family DNA glycosylase gives MPELAEVETVRRRIEEQLKKKKIKEITLDKSDRHFFAFAPVKEVEKALVGARITGAGRKGKYFWIELDRKPWPLIHLGMSGNTTFLNPKIKGSSHEHTWGGAQLWKERDKKLIEKLWFSRLLLHLEGGVEMSIVDPRRFGRMWLTEDPWTHPRIKKLGYDPLLDFPSVKVLSEKLKKRKKAIKAVLLDQSLFAGIGNWLADEILYQSRISPHHLASQLTPAQIKKLHQQTLAVVKKAVAVDADYERYPKTWLFHERWGKAKNAKTSKGKIMHEEVGGRTTAWVPGWQK, from the coding sequence ATGCCTGAATTAGCCGAAGTCGAAACAGTCCGTCGTCGCATCGAAGAGCAGCTTAAGAAAAAGAAAATCAAAGAAATCACTTTGGATAAAAGTGACCGGCACTTTTTCGCTTTTGCTCCCGTCAAAGAAGTCGAAAAAGCTTTGGTCGGTGCACGTATCACTGGGGCAGGTCGCAAGGGAAAGTATTTTTGGATCGAGCTGGATCGTAAACCCTGGCCGCTGATCCATTTAGGAATGAGTGGAAATACCACATTCTTAAATCCAAAGATCAAAGGATCATCTCACGAACATACCTGGGGAGGAGCGCAGCTTTGGAAAGAGCGCGATAAAAAACTTATTGAAAAACTTTGGTTCAGTCGACTGCTTTTACATCTAGAAGGTGGAGTTGAAATGTCCATCGTCGATCCACGTCGTTTCGGTCGTATGTGGTTGACGGAGGATCCGTGGACTCATCCACGCATTAAAAAGTTAGGCTATGATCCACTTTTAGATTTTCCTTCGGTGAAAGTGCTTTCCGAAAAACTAAAGAAAAGAAAAAAGGCGATTAAAGCTGTTCTATTGGATCAATCTCTCTTCGCCGGCATCGGCAATTGGCTCGCCGACGAGATCTTATATCAATCAAGAATTTCTCCACATCATCTGGCTTCGCAATTGACGCCGGCTCAAATAAAAAAACTGCACCAACAAACGCTCGCCGTCGTCAAAAAAGCCGTCGCCGTGGACGCAGACTACGAAAGATACCCTAAAACCTGGCTTTTCCACGAACGCTGGGGAAAAGCTAAAAACGCGAAAACTTCCAAAGGAAAAATCATGCATGAAGAAGTCGGCGGCCGCACCACCGCCTGGGTCCCAGGCTGGCAGAAATAA
- the mutM gene encoding bifunctional DNA-formamidopyrimidine glycosylase/DNA-(apurinic or apyrimidinic site) lyase, which produces MPELPEVEVVRRGLEKILKDEPVLEKIELKRPDLREPIPAKKLSTLVGEKLLSVERRAKYLLLWTKKGAMLSHLGMTGTWRVAPPGDERLHDHIYLHFSGNLRLAYRDPRRFGYFDFVQNPLEHPKLKGLGPEPLTKNFSGKELWESLRGKEVAIKVAIMDQKIVVGVGNIYASEALFAAGIKPTLSAQKLSRERADVLAKEIKKILSRSIELGGSSISDFAQASGESGYFQSTFRVYDRAKQPCVTCGQQVKSKVLGGRNTFWCSTCQK; this is translated from the coding sequence ATGCCAGAACTTCCCGAGGTCGAAGTCGTTCGCCGCGGATTAGAAAAAATCCTTAAAGATGAACCCGTTTTAGAAAAGATCGAGTTGAAAAGACCCGATTTGCGCGAGCCTATTCCTGCTAAAAAATTAAGCACTTTGGTTGGGGAAAAACTTTTATCCGTAGAAAGAAGAGCGAAATATCTTCTGCTTTGGACGAAAAAAGGCGCGATGCTTTCACATTTAGGAATGACGGGGACGTGGCGCGTGGCTCCTCCCGGAGACGAGCGGTTGCACGATCATATCTATCTTCATTTTTCTGGAAATCTGCGTTTGGCTTACCGGGATCCGCGGCGATTTGGTTATTTTGATTTTGTGCAAAATCCCTTGGAACACCCGAAATTAAAGGGTTTGGGGCCAGAGCCCTTAACCAAAAACTTTAGCGGCAAAGAACTTTGGGAAAGTCTGCGCGGTAAAGAAGTCGCCATCAAAGTCGCGATCATGGATCAAAAGATCGTCGTAGGGGTGGGGAATATCTATGCCAGCGAAGCCTTGTTTGCGGCGGGAATTAAGCCCACTTTATCGGCGCAAAAGCTGTCACGGGAGCGTGCGGACGTGCTTGCAAAAGAGATTAAAAAAATTTTATCTCGGTCCATCGAACTCGGTGGATCCTCGATCAGTGACTTTGCTCAAGCCAGTGGAGAGAGCGGTTACTTCCAATCAACTTTCAGAGTGTACGATCGCGCGAAACAGCCGTGTGTGACTTGCGGGCAACAGGTGAAATCCAAAGTTTTGGGCGGAAGAAATACGTTCTGGTGTTCAACTTGCCAAAAATAA
- a CDS encoding VC0807 family protein codes for MNLVFNIVLPVLILNKLSKFIGPFWALILALAFPLGYGAYDLIKRKKANAFSALGLLNVLLTGGLALLGLHGFWFAVKEAAFPALVGLFVLGSAFTKRPFIETLFLNPSIMKVDLLEDRLKEHGKQVEFHDHMRKATIWLSLSFAFSAVCNFVLARRIFINIDSNLSSEAQSLVLNDQIAEMTTWSMAIIMVPSIIFLLGIFWYLMRGIKEFSGLSTEELIKES; via the coding sequence TTGAACCTCGTTTTCAATATCGTACTTCCTGTTTTAATTTTAAATAAATTAAGCAAATTCATCGGCCCCTTTTGGGCATTGATCTTAGCTCTGGCGTTTCCTTTAGGATACGGCGCCTATGATTTAATCAAGCGCAAAAAAGCCAATGCGTTTTCGGCGCTAGGACTTCTCAATGTCCTTCTCACAGGGGGCCTGGCTTTATTGGGTCTGCACGGATTCTGGTTTGCCGTTAAAGAGGCGGCCTTTCCAGCGCTCGTGGGACTTTTCGTTTTGGGTTCCGCTTTCACGAAGCGCCCGTTTATCGAGACTTTGTTTTTAAATCCCTCGATCATGAAAGTAGATCTGCTGGAAGACCGTTTGAAAGAACATGGCAAGCAGGTCGAATTTCACGATCACATGAGAAAGGCGACTATATGGCTTTCTCTTTCTTTCGCATTCAGTGCGGTTTGCAACTTCGTACTGGCACGACGTATTTTCATTAATATCGATTCAAACTTGTCATCGGAAGCACAGTCCTTAGTGCTCAACGATCAAATTGCAGAGATGACGACGTGGTCGATGGCCATCATCATGGTTCCTTCTATTATTTTCCTCTTGGGAATCTTTTGGTATCTCATGCGAGGCATCAAAGAGTTCTCCGGTCTTTCAACAGAGGAACTCATTAAAGAAAGTTAG
- the sohB gene encoding protease SohB encodes MNALEHIGIFAAQTFLILFAIIAVILVIAMVAAKAGHKNEIQVELLHKKYKNFKTLLKAQTLTKNERKELRKKLKEEKKSSENKSRDQEKKIFLIDFEGDVKASAVENLREEVTAILTIATPKDEVVVRVESPGGVVHGYGLAASQLLRIREKQIPLTICVDKVAASGGYLMSCTANKILCAPFAIVGSIGVVAQVPNLHRVLKKHDVDFKEYTAGEYKRTVSLLGEITPKGEEKFKEQLEDTHVLFKNFVHKSRPNLNLNEVATGEYWYGEQAIAKGLVDEIRTSDDYLLDLSQQHQIVKVKYEHHESFSDKLTGIIGKAFKKGSLSILEELETRRFL; translated from the coding sequence ATGAACGCATTAGAACACATTGGTATTTTCGCAGCGCAGACATTTTTGATTCTTTTTGCCATCATCGCCGTCATTTTGGTGATCGCCATGGTCGCGGCGAAGGCCGGTCATAAAAACGAAATTCAAGTCGAACTTCTTCACAAGAAATACAAAAATTTTAAAACCCTTCTTAAAGCGCAAACTTTAACTAAAAACGAACGCAAAGAGTTGCGTAAAAAACTTAAAGAAGAAAAGAAGAGTTCTGAAAACAAATCCCGCGATCAAGAAAAGAAAATCTTCCTGATTGATTTCGAAGGCGATGTGAAAGCTTCAGCGGTTGAAAACCTGCGCGAAGAAGTAACTGCCATCCTGACAATTGCCACGCCCAAAGACGAAGTCGTGGTTCGCGTGGAAAGTCCTGGAGGCGTTGTTCATGGCTATGGACTGGCGGCTTCTCAACTTTTGCGTATCCGTGAAAAACAAATTCCTCTGACAATCTGTGTGGACAAAGTCGCGGCAAGCGGCGGCTACCTAATGTCTTGCACGGCGAACAAAATTCTTTGTGCGCCGTTTGCGATCGTGGGCTCTATCGGCGTTGTCGCCCAAGTTCCAAATCTTCACCGCGTTCTTAAAAAGCACGACGTGGATTTCAAAGAATACACAGCGGGCGAATACAAACGCACGGTCAGCCTTTTAGGAGAAATCACTCCCAAGGGTGAAGAAAAATTTAAAGAACAACTTGAGGATACTCACGTTTTGTTTAAGAACTTCGTTCATAAATCCCGCCCGAATCTCAATTTGAATGAGGTCGCGACTGGCGAATATTGGTACGGTGAACAGGCTATCGCGAAGGGTTTGGTTGATGAAATCCGCACCAGCGACGATTATTTGCTCGATCTTTCACAACAGCATCAAATAGTTAAAGTAAAGTACGAACATCATGAGAGTTTTAGTGATAAACTCACGGGAATTATCGGCAAGGCGTTCAAAAAAGGCAGCCTTTCCATTTTGGAAGAATTAGAAACTCGACGCTTTCTTTAA
- a CDS encoding acyl-CoA dehydrogenase, whose protein sequence is MDSINSLYGFFLESCTWAWVLGSVALLLFVGFFGSPLIVWTIALAAILFGFGAPTWLWIVFAVLAVIFNIPPIRAALVTSGVFGIFKKFEFLPKISDTEKAALDAGVVWVEKDLFSGKPNFTSLMNEPYPSLTAEEKAFMDGPVNTLCAMIDHWQIYKTKEIPQDIWDYIRKEKFLGMIVPKEYGGLGFSALCHSEVIMKLSSRSISVAIQVMVPNSLGPAELLAHYGTDKQKDYWLPRLADGREIPCFGLTEPTAGSDAGAITSTGILFKDTDGKIKIKLNWNKRWITLAAISSVIGLAFRLRDPENLLGKGEDVGITCALIPSKTPGVVLGRRHDPLNTPFYNCPTQGKDVVVDAEEAIVGGLGGAGRGWMMLMECLAAGRGISLPAQATGGAKLATRVTSAHSVVRRQFGVSIGKFEGVEEPLARIGASTYALEAMRIYTLGALDKGIKPGVITAMQKYYSTEMGRKSINDAMDIMGGAGISMGPRNVLAEIYIATPIGITVEGANIMTRTLIIFGQGALRAHPFAYAEVKAYEANDLKAFDKAFFGHIGHIVRNTCRAILLSLSRGYLAATPDCHPQMKIYFRRLSWTSATYALLADVAMGVLGGSLKMREKITGRFADILANMYIATSILRRFEAEGRREEDLAFVHYNLKYNMAEIQKGFDGIFDNLKIPGLRWFFKGWIGAWSRINSIGSQASDGWSHAIASAMMKEGGIRDRLTAGIYMPTNRNDQLGRLEYAMSVTLQAEAAEKKIKKAIRDGALPKKKAHLLLDEAKGKNIITEAEYKLMQEAEPVRYDAILVDDFSEEQYHANKVL, encoded by the coding sequence GTGGATTCTATCAACTCTCTTTATGGGTTTTTCTTAGAGAGCTGCACATGGGCCTGGGTTTTGGGCTCCGTCGCTCTTTTGTTGTTTGTCGGGTTCTTTGGCAGCCCGCTGATCGTGTGGACGATCGCGCTTGCAGCGATCTTGTTCGGTTTCGGAGCTCCAACATGGTTGTGGATTGTGTTCGCTGTTTTGGCAGTGATCTTCAACATTCCACCAATTCGCGCGGCCCTGGTGACTTCGGGCGTGTTTGGCATCTTCAAGAAATTTGAATTCTTGCCAAAAATTTCTGACACAGAAAAAGCGGCATTGGATGCCGGTGTGGTGTGGGTAGAAAAAGATCTTTTCTCTGGTAAACCTAACTTCACGAGCTTGATGAATGAGCCTTATCCAAGTTTGACGGCTGAAGAAAAAGCTTTCATGGACGGCCCCGTGAACACGCTTTGTGCGATGATCGATCACTGGCAAATCTATAAGACAAAAGAAATTCCACAAGATATCTGGGATTACATCCGTAAAGAAAAATTCTTGGGCATGATTGTTCCGAAAGAGTACGGCGGTTTGGGCTTCTCGGCTCTTTGCCATTCTGAAGTGATTATGAAACTTTCTTCGCGCTCTATTTCGGTCGCGATCCAAGTGATGGTTCCAAACTCTTTGGGCCCTGCAGAGCTTCTTGCTCACTACGGGACTGACAAACAAAAAGACTACTGGTTGCCTCGTTTGGCTGATGGCCGCGAGATTCCTTGCTTCGGTTTGACAGAACCCACAGCGGGTTCGGATGCCGGTGCGATCACATCAACAGGTATTTTATTTAAAGACACTGACGGTAAAATTAAGATCAAATTGAACTGGAATAAACGTTGGATCACTCTAGCGGCGATTTCTTCAGTGATTGGTTTGGCATTCCGTCTTCGTGACCCGGAAAATCTTTTGGGTAAAGGCGAGGACGTAGGTATCACTTGTGCCTTGATTCCTTCTAAAACTCCAGGTGTTGTTCTGGGCCGTCGTCACGATCCATTGAACACTCCGTTCTACAACTGTCCTACGCAAGGTAAAGATGTTGTCGTCGATGCTGAAGAAGCTATCGTCGGCGGTCTTGGTGGGGCCGGTCGTGGTTGGATGATGTTGATGGAGTGTTTGGCTGCAGGTCGCGGTATCTCATTGCCAGCTCAAGCAACAGGCGGCGCAAAACTTGCGACTCGCGTGACGTCAGCTCACTCTGTGGTTCGTCGTCAGTTCGGTGTTTCTATCGGTAAATTTGAAGGTGTTGAAGAACCTTTGGCTCGTATCGGTGCTTCGACATACGCTCTAGAAGCGATGAGAATCTACACTTTGGGTGCTCTTGATAAAGGTATCAAGCCAGGTGTGATCACAGCGATGCAAAAATACTATTCTACTGAGATGGGCCGTAAGTCGATCAACGACGCGATGGACATCATGGGTGGTGCGGGTATCTCTATGGGACCTCGCAACGTTTTGGCTGAAATCTATATCGCGACTCCAATCGGTATCACGGTTGAAGGTGCGAACATCATGACTCGTACTTTGATCATCTTCGGTCAAGGGGCTCTTCGTGCGCATCCATTTGCTTACGCAGAAGTAAAAGCTTATGAAGCAAATGATTTGAAAGCGTTTGATAAAGCCTTCTTCGGTCACATTGGTCACATCGTACGCAACACCTGCCGTGCGATCCTTCTTTCATTGTCTCGTGGTTACTTGGCAGCAACTCCAGACTGTCATCCACAAATGAAAATCTACTTCCGTCGTCTTTCTTGGACTTCGGCAACATACGCATTGCTTGCTGACGTAGCGATGGGCGTATTGGGTGGATCTTTGAAAATGAGAGAGAAAATCACGGGTCGTTTTGCGGATATCTTGGCAAATATGTATATCGCGACTTCGATCCTTCGTCGTTTCGAAGCAGAAGGTCGTCGTGAAGAGGATCTGGCTTTCGTTCACTACAACTTGAAATACAACATGGCTGAAATCCAAAAAGGTTTCGATGGTATCTTTGACAACTTGAAGATCCCTGGCCTTCGTTGGTTCTTCAAAGGTTGGATCGGTGCTTGGTCTCGTATCAACTCTATCGGTTCACAAGCTTCTGACGGTTGGTCCCACGCGATTGCTTCAGCGATGATGAAAGAAGGCGGCATCCGTGATCGTTTGACAGCGGGTATCTATATGCCAACAAATCGCAATGATCAGTTGGGTCGCCTTGAGTATGCAATGTCTGTGACTTTGCAAGCGGAAGCAGCAGAAAAGAAAATCAAAAAAGCCATCCGTGATGGAGCTCTTCCTAAGAAGAAGGCGCATCTATTGTTGGACGAAGCTAAAGGTAAGAATATTATTACTGAAGCTGAGTATAAACTTATGCAGGAAGCCGAGCCAGTTCGTTATGACGCTATCCTGGTGGATGACTTCTCAGAAGAACAATACCACGCAAATAAAGTTCTTTAA
- a CDS encoding ABC transporter ATP-binding protein encodes MQTPVLEVKNLETTFHTNAGPVRAVNNISYSIQKGQTLGIVGESGSGKSVTSYSLMRLIEKPGQVSGGQVLLNGRDLLKLSEGAMSEVRGGEMAMIFQEPMTALNPVLTIGYQMDEQIMKHKKCSPKESKERAIEMLRLVGIPSPEERYTAYPHQLSGGMRQRAMIAMALSCDPTFLIADEPTTALDVTIQAQILELIQTLQAKFNMTVQFITHDLGVISEISDRVLVMYGGQTCEQSETQELFLNPRHPYTAALISSRPKFGERVKRLNTIEGSVPAPFDLPRGCPFVNRCTRAKGECTANKPPLVEIKPGHNVACFNPL; translated from the coding sequence GTGCAAACTCCAGTACTTGAAGTTAAAAACTTAGAAACGACCTTTCACACCAACGCCGGACCTGTGCGCGCGGTGAATAACATCAGTTATTCCATCCAAAAAGGACAGACTCTGGGCATCGTGGGCGAATCCGGAAGTGGTAAATCCGTCACGTCTTATTCTTTGATGCGTTTGATTGAAAAACCGGGACAAGTTTCCGGGGGCCAGGTTCTGTTAAATGGCCGCGATCTTTTAAAACTTTCTGAAGGCGCAATGTCTGAAGTTCGTGGCGGTGAAATGGCCATGATCTTTCAAGAGCCCATGACAGCTTTAAACCCCGTTCTTACCATCGGCTATCAGATGGATGAACAAATTATGAAACACAAAAAGTGTTCTCCGAAAGAATCAAAAGAGCGTGCGATTGAAATGCTTCGCTTGGTCGGCATTCCTTCCCCCGAAGAGCGCTATACCGCCTACCCTCACCAACTTTCAGGCGGTATGAGACAAAGAGCGATGATCGCCATGGCTCTTTCTTGCGATCCTACATTCTTGATTGCCGATGAGCCAACGACGGCTTTGGACGTAACAATTCAAGCGCAGATTCTGGAGCTGATTCAAACCCTCCAAGCTAAATTCAATATGACCGTTCAGTTCATCACCCATGATCTGGGAGTGATTTCTGAAATTTCCGACCGCGTTTTAGTTATGTACGGCGGACAAACATGCGAGCAATCTGAAACCCAAGAACTTTTCTTAAACCCTCGCCACCCCTATACAGCAGCCTTGATCTCTTCCCGTCCTAAATTCGGCGAAAGAGTGAAACGTCTGAATACTATCGAAGGCAGCGTGCCAGCTCCTTTTGATCTTCCGCGCGGCTGTCCGTTTGTAAACAGATGCACTCGCGCTAAAGGTGAATGCACGGCGAATAAACCACCATTGGTGGAAATCAAACCGGGTCACAATGTGGCTTGTTTTAATCCACTTTAA
- a CDS encoding ABC transporter ATP-binding protein — protein MSDIILDAKNIKKHFPIRKGLLLREVASVKAVDDVSLYVRKGETLGLVGESGCGKSTLGRTLIRLYEPTGGAISFDGQDFLTLKGEALRKKRKNMQMIFQDPYASLDPRMTVGQIIRQPMDIHDVGTPAERNARVLELIELVGLRKAHVNRYPHEFSGGQRQRISIARAIALNPELIICDEPVSALDVSIQAQILNLLKDLQEKLNLTYIFISHDLSVIEHTCDRIAVMYLGKIVEIASRDELFSNPKHPYTQALISAIPRVGHGKKVMKKSLGGEVPSPINPPSGCTFHPRCPHKMDVCASQIPVLEGEGTHQKACWLTTAK, from the coding sequence ATGAGCGATATCATTCTTGATGCAAAGAACATTAAAAAGCACTTCCCGATCCGCAAAGGTCTTTTGCTGCGTGAAGTGGCTAGCGTAAAAGCTGTCGACGATGTGTCCCTTTATGTTCGTAAAGGTGAAACTTTAGGTCTTGTTGGCGAATCTGGCTGTGGAAAATCCACATTAGGTCGCACCTTGATTCGTCTTTATGAGCCCACAGGTGGTGCGATCAGTTTTGACGGGCAAGACTTTTTAACTTTAAAAGGCGAAGCTCTTCGTAAAAAACGTAAAAACATGCAGATGATTTTCCAAGATCCGTATGCATCGTTGGATCCACGCATGACCGTAGGACAAATCATTCGTCAGCCGATGGACATCCACGACGTGGGGACACCGGCGGAACGCAATGCCCGTGTTTTGGAATTGATTGAACTTGTGGGACTTCGCAAAGCCCACGTCAATCGTTACCCGCATGAGTTTTCAGGGGGCCAACGTCAGCGTATCAGTATCGCCCGTGCCATCGCCTTGAATCCCGAACTTATCATCTGTGACGAGCCTGTCAGCGCCTTGGATGTTTCGATCCAAGCGCAGATTTTGAATCTTCTGAAGGACCTTCAAGAGAAATTAAACCTGACTTATATCTTTATCTCTCATGATCTTTCTGTGATCGAACACACTTGCGATCGTATTGCGGTGATGTACTTGGGTAAAATCGTGGAAATCGCTTCCCGCGACGAGCTTTTCAGCAATCCCAAACATCCTTACACGCAAGCTTTGATCAGTGCGATTCCTCGCGTAGGTCACGGTAAAAAAGTCATGAAGAAATCTTTGGGTGGAGAAGTTCCAAGTCCGATCAACCCACCATCGGGTTGTACTTTCCATCCGCGCTGCCCACATAAGATGGATGTCTGTGCTTCACAGATTCCAGTTTTAGAGGGCGAAGGCACGCATCAAAAGGCGTGTTGGTTGACGACGGCAAAATAA
- a CDS encoding hemolysin family protein yields the protein MIEFIVVLVCLALNAVFSAVEMAFVSVNRVELRKLADKGDSNASLILRLRLTPERTLSVLQIGITLVGAISAAVGGAGAEESLSPIFERRFGISEDFAEALSILIVVIPITVASVVIGELVPKSLALKNSKKIALISAKGLFTFDKVLSPVVNLLENMTHAIVRIFQKKAARGALAEPSPTEETSISIDSLSKTHRQFVINLVNIEAKQAEDMMVDWENTVKVSVDLPVSEVLTLAVGSGHTRLPVVNEAGVPLGLLHTKEFITYIGSGDTNWPSIVRPILKVAEGDDALKALKLMQEKKSHMALVYDKDTVVGIITMEDILEEIIGEIADEDDDGLIKRLLTTKSRRPFGRR from the coding sequence ATGATCGAATTTATAGTAGTGCTAGTGTGCCTAGCGCTGAATGCTGTATTTTCTGCGGTGGAGATGGCTTTCGTCAGCGTCAACCGCGTTGAATTAAGAAAGCTCGCCGACAAAGGCGACTCCAACGCAAGTTTGATACTTCGCCTGCGTCTCACTCCTGAAAGAACGCTTTCCGTTCTGCAAATCGGGATCACCCTGGTCGGCGCCATCTCTGCGGCGGTCGGCGGAGCGGGGGCTGAAGAATCTCTGTCACCTATTTTCGAACGCCGTTTCGGAATCAGTGAGGACTTTGCCGAAGCTCTTTCAATCTTGATCGTGGTTATTCCAATCACTGTCGCGAGTGTTGTGATCGGCGAACTCGTGCCGAAAAGCTTGGCTTTAAAGAACTCAAAAAAAATCGCGTTGATCTCGGCAAAAGGCCTTTTCACTTTCGATAAGGTTCTTTCACCCGTCGTGAACCTTTTAGAAAATATGACCCACGCGATCGTGCGCATTTTCCAAAAGAAAGCGGCGCGCGGTGCTTTAGCAGAGCCTTCTCCGACAGAAGAAACTTCGATTAGCATCGACTCGCTATCAAAAACTCACAGACAGTTCGTGATCAACCTCGTGAATATCGAAGCCAAACAAGCCGAAGATATGATGGTTGATTGGGAAAACACCGTAAAAGTCTCCGTGGATCTACCCGTCTCAGAGGTCTTAACTCTGGCCGTAGGCTCTGGCCATACAAGACTTCCGGTAGTGAATGAGGCCGGCGTCCCACTAGGTCTGTTACACACAAAAGAATTCATCACCTATATCGGTAGCGGCGACACCAACTGGCCGTCCATAGTAAGACCGATCCTCAAAGTAGCCGAAGGCGACGACGCCCTCAAGGCACTAAAACTGATGCAAGAAAAGAAAAGTCACATGGCCCTTGTCTACGACAAAGACACGGTCGTAGGCATCATAACCATGGAAGACATCCTTGAAGAAATCATCGGCGAAATAGCAGATGAAGACGACGACGGATTGATAAAACGTCTGCTAACAACAAAATCCCGCAGACCCTTTGGCCGCCGCTAA